One Rosa chinensis cultivar Old Blush chromosome 5, RchiOBHm-V2, whole genome shotgun sequence genomic region harbors:
- the LOC121053134 gene encoding uncharacterized protein LOC121053134, which yields MDLLEHARIRHRQRRQSMSYSQQQAYLARPCAIAQGKRLMVETSPSNKTEQARGNVRNRRPQQKKKFQRDEGFRRRVSVFSFGWRMGQSVKMNTAYLSELILKEWKKKKHVHWRYKNARRELMTLDIYHIKRTWRKVLRIRRQKHREQNSFLAKFYIKHFQKLRHNTENSSNNWSKGVAVKELSNFMFGQRLMTNGWLRWS from the exons ATGGACCTATTGGAGCATGCACGTATTCGGCATCGACAACGGCGACAGTCAATGAGTTATTCACAACAACAAGCATATTTGGCACGACCATGTGCAATAGCTCAAGGAAAGCGACTAATGGTGGAAACTAGCCCAAGCAACAAAACTGAACAAGCTCGAG gaaatgTACGAAATAGGCGccctcaacaaaagaaaaagttcCAAAGAGACGAGGGCTTTAGGAGACGTGTTTCTGTGTTTTCATTTGGTTGGCGGATGGGACAATCAGTAAAAATGAACACCGCTTATCTCAGTGAGCTGATTTTGAAAgagtggaagaaaaagaagcatgTACA TTGGCGATACAAAAACGCACGTAGAGAGTTGATGACACTTGATATTTATCACATTAAACGAACTTGGAGAAAGGTTTTGCGCATTAG GAGGCAAAAGCATCGTGAACAAAACAGCTTTTTAGCTAAG TTCTACATCAAGCATTTTCAGAAGTTGAGGCATAATACTGAG AATTCTTCCAATAATTGGAGCAAAGGTGTTGCAGTAAAGGAATTATCTAACTTCATG TTTGGGCAGCGACTGATGACAAATGGATGGCTGAGATGGAGTTGA